CTATCCATAATCTGGGGGGAATACCCGGAGCATGGTTGGCGGACACGCTGTTCTTTATTTTTGGCGTCATGGCCTACACCATTCCCGTCATCATTGTTGGCGGTTGTTGGTTTGCCTGGCGACACCAGGCCAGCGACGAATACGTCGATTATTTTGCCGTCTCGCTGCGCATTATTGGCGTTCTGGCGCTGATTCTCACTTCCTGCGGGCTGGCCGCAATTAACGCCGATGACATCTGGTATTTCGCCTCTGGCGGCGTGATCGGCAGTCTGCTCAGCACTACGCTACAACCCTTACTGCACAGCAGCGGCGGCACGTTGACGTTGTTGTGCATTTGGGCGGCGGGATTAACGCTTTTCACCGGTTGGTCATGGGTGAGCATTGCGGAAAAACTGGGCGGCTGGTTACTCAATATCCTGACGTTTGCCAGCAACCGTACCCGCCGCGACGATACCTGGGTCGATGACGAAGAATATGAAGATGAAGAAGAGTCTGTCGATGCCGCTGATGGCAAACCCCATGAATCGCGTCGGGCTCGTATTCTGCGCGGTGCGTTAGCGCGCCGTAAGCGTCTGGCAGAGAAATTTACCAACCCGCTTGGTCGTCATACCGATGCGGCGCTGTTCTCCGGCAAACGCATGAATGATGAAGACGAAATTGAATACAGCGCCCGTGGCGTGGTTGCCGATCCTAACGATGTGCTGTTTTCCGGCAATCGCGCGACGCTGCCTGAATATGACGAGCTTGACCCACTGCTTAACGGCCATTCGGTGACCGAGCCTGTGGCTGCAGCAGCTGCAGCTACAACGGCCGCTCAGGCCTGGAGCGCGCCGGTAGATCCGTTGCTGCAAACCTCGCCCGTGACCAACACTGTTATGGAGCAACCGGCCCCAGCCGTAGCCTGGCAATCCGTACCAGGCCCGCAAACCGGTGATGCCGCGATTGCACCAACGCCTGAAGGTTATCCGCAACCAGCCCAGTACGCGCAACCTCCGGTGCAGCAGCCGTATGAGCCATGGCAACAGCCGGTTGTGGAGGAGAGTCCGCAGCCGCAATATTACGCACCGCAGCCGGAACCTGTTTATCAGCCAGAGCCTGTGCTGCAGCCTGTCTATCAACAGGATCCGACCTCTCAACAGAACGCCACATTCCAGCAGCCTGCTTATCAGCCGGAGCCTGCGCCGCAACCTGTTTATCAGCAGGAATCAATCCCTCAACAGAGCACTACGTTCCAGCAGCCTGTGGTTGAACAACCGCTTGTGGTGGAACCTGAGCCCGTGGTTGAAGAAGTTAAACCGACTCGTCCGCCGCTCTATTACTTTGAAGAAGTCGAAGAGAAACGTGCGCGTGAGCGTGAGCAACTGGCCGCATGGTATCAGCCGATTCCAGAACCTGCTCAGGAGCCTGAGCGTATTAAACCGTCTACGCCATCTATGCCGACGACTGCATCCATACCGCCCGTTGAGTCTGTTGCTGCTGTTGCACCGCTGGCTGCCGGTGTAAAAAGCGCCGCTTTAGGGGCGGGTGCAGCAGCAGCTGCACCTGTCTTTAGCCTTGCGGGCAGCGGTGCGCCGCGTCCGCAGGTGAAAGAGGGGATTGGCCCGCAGTTACCGCGCCCAAATCGTGTGCGCGTGCCTACTCGCCGGGAATTGGCGTCGTATGGCATCAAACTGCCGTCACAGCGTATGGCTGAAGAGAAAGCGCGCGAAGAGCAGCTTGATACAGATGCGTACAATGACGATGAAATGGATGCAATGCAGCAGGACGAGCTGGCACGCCAGTTCGCTCAGTCGCAGCAGCATCGTTATGGCGAAGAGTATCAGGACGATACCCACCAGACTGATGACGAAGATTCAGCCGCAGAAGCGGAACTGGCTCGCCAGTTTGCTTCTTCTCAGCAGCAGCGTTATTCCGGTGAACAGCCTGCCGGAGCGAATCCGTTCTCGCTCGATGACTTTGAATTTTCGCCAATGAAAACGCTGGTAGATGAGGGGCCGCATGAGCCACTGTTTACGCCTGGCGTGATGCCGGAGCCTGCGCCGCAGTACCAGGAACCTGTTGCACCGCAGCAGCATTATCAGCAACCGGCGCAGCCTGTTGCACCGCAGCAGCATTATCAGCAACCGGCGCAGCCTGTCGCACCGCAGCAGCATTATCAGCAACCGGCGCAGCCTGTCGCACCGCAGCAGCATTATCAGCAGCCGGCGCAGCCTGTTGCACCGCAGCAGCATTATCAGCAGCCAGCGCAGCCTGTTACACCGCCGCCGCAGGATAGTCTGATCCATCCGCTGCTGATGCGTAATGGCGACAGCCGTCCGGCGCACCGTCCAAGCACGCCGCTGCCATCGTTAGATCTGCTTACACCGCCGCCGAGCGAGGTTGAGCCGATAGATACGTTCGCGCTGGAGCAAATGGCACGTCTGGTGGAAGCGCGTCTGGCGGATTTCCGCATTAAAGCCGATGTAGTGAACTACTCTCCAGGCCCGGTGATTACCCGCTTTGAGCTTAATCTGGCTCCTGGGGTTAAAGCGGCGCGTATTTCCAACCTGTCGCGAGATCTGGCGCGTTCATTGTCGACCGCAGCGGTACGTGTGGTTGAGGTTATTCCAGGCAAACCGTATGTCGGACTGGAGTTACCGAATAAAAAACGTCAAACCGTTTATCTGCGTGAAGTGCTGGATAACGCTAAATTCCGTGATAACTCATCTCCGCTGACTGTGGTGCTGGGTAAAGATATTGCGGGCGAACCGGTGGTGGCCGATCTGGCAAAAATGCCGCACCTGCTGGTAGCAGGGACAACCGGATCCGGTAAGTCTGTTGGGGTGAACGCCATGATCCTCAGCATGCTCTACAAGGCGCAGCCGGAAGACGTTCGCTTTATCATGATTGACCCGAAAATGCTGGAACTGTCGGTTTATGAAGGCATTCCGCATCTGCTGACCGAAGTCGTGACCGACATGAAAGATGCTGCTAACGCCTTGCGCTGGAGCGTCAATGAAATGGAACGTCGCTACAAGCTGATGTCGGCGCTTGGCGTGCGTAACCTTGCCGGTTATAACGAGAAAATCGCCGAAGCCGCCCGCATGGGGCGTCCGATTCCGGACCCTTACTGGAAGCCGGGTGACAGTATGGATGTTCAGCATCCGGTGCTGGAAAAACTGCCGTATATTGTTGTGCTGGTGGATGAATTCGCCGACCTGATGATGACGGTTGGCAAAAAGGTGGAAGAACTGATTGCTCGTCTGGCGCAAAAAGCGCGTGCGGCAGGGATCCACCTGGTGCTGGCAACCCAGCGACCGTCGGTTGACGTTATCACCGGACTGATTAAAGCGAACATTCCAACGCGTATCGCCTTTACCGTGTCCAGTAAAATTGACTCGCGTACCATCCTTGACCAGGGCGGAGCGGAATCGCTGTTAGGTATGGGTGACATGCTCTATTCCGCACCGAACTCGACGATCCCTGTGCGTGTTCACGGCGCCTTTGTCCGCGACGAAGAAGTTCACGCAGTGGTACAGGACTGGAAAGCGCGCGGTCGTCCACAATACGTCGACGGCATTACTTCTGACAGCGAAAGCGAAGGAGGCGGTGGCGGTTTTGATGGTGGCGAAGAGTTGGATCCGCTGTTCGATCAGGCGGTAAACTTTGTGACCCAGAAACGCAAAGCCTCAATCTCCGGCGTCCAGCGTCAGTTCCGCATCGGCTACAACCGAGCGGCGCGCATCATCGAGCAGATGGAAGCGCAGGGTATTGTCAGCGAACAAGGGCATAATGGTAATCGTGAAGTGCTGGCTCCGCCGCCCTTCGAATGATTGCAAAGTTAAGTAATTCAGTATTTTCTACTTTCCTCATGCTGATTTTTGGCCTGAAATGGATAGCAGAGGGATCTCCCCGTTGGGAGTGACGTATTTTGAGGAATAACGATGAAAAGAATCGCAATCACCTGTGCATTACTGTCGAGCTTTGTGGTGAGCAGCGTCTGGGCTGACGCTGCCAGCGACCTGAAAAGCCGTCTGGATAAAGTCAGTAGCTTCCATGCCAGCTTTACTCAGAAGGTCACGGACGGCAGCGGCGCATCGGTGCAGGAAGGTCAGGGTGATTTATGGGTTAAACGTCCTAATCTGTTTAACTGGCATATGACTCAGCCTGATGAGAGCATCCTGGTTTCCGATGGGAAAACGCTGTGGTTCTTTAACCCGTTTGTTGAACAGGCGACCGCGACCTGGCTGAAAGACGCCACGGGCAATACGCCGTTCATGCTGATCGCGCGTAACCAGGCCAGTGACTGGCAGCAGTACAACATTAAGCAAAACGGCGATGATTTCGTGCTGACGCCAAAAACCAGCAGCGGTAACCTGAAGCAGTTTACGATCAATGTTGGGCGTGACGGGACGATCCATCAGTTTAGCGCCGTTGAGCAAGACGATCAGCGCAGCAGCTATCAGCTGAAATCTCAGCAGAATGGTGCGATTGAACCTTCCAAATTCACCTTTACCCCGCCGCAAGGTGTAACGGTTGACGATCAACGTAAGTAGAGGCGTGTGAGTGAGCAATCTGTCGCTCGACTTTTCTGATAATACCTTTCAGCCACTGGCCGCACGTATGCGGCCAGAAAATTTAGCGCAGTATATCGGCCAGCAGCATTTGCTGGCTGCGGGTAAACCCTTGCCGCGCGCTATCGAGGCGGGGCACCTGCACTCCATGATTTTATGGGGGCCGCCGGGGACGGGAAAAACTACGCTTGCCGAAGTCATTGCCCGTTACGCCAACGCCGATGTCGAACGCATTTCGGCGGTTACGTCTGGTGTAAAAGAGATTCGTGAAGCGATTGAGCGTGCGCGTCAGAACCGTAACGCTGGTCGGCGTACGATCCTGTTTGTTGACGAAGTTCACCGTTTTAATAAAAGCCAGCAGGATGCGTTTTTACCGCATATTGAAGACGGTACCATCACGTTTATTGGCGCCACCACCGAAAACCCCTCGTTTGAACTGAACTCGGCGCTGCTGTCACGCGCACGCGTTTACTTACTGAAATCGTTAACCACCGACGATATTGAACAGGTGCTGGACCAGGCGATGTCAGATAAAGCGCGGGGTTACGGCGGCCAGGATATCGTACTGCCGCCAGAGACGCGTCGGGCTATTGCCGAACTGGTTAATGGTGACGCGCGCCGGGCGCTGAATACGCTGGAAATGATGGCCGATATGGCCGAAGTTGATGATTCTGGCAAGCGTGTATTGAAACCAGAATTGCTCACTGAAATTGCCGGTGAGCGCAGCGCACGCTTCGATAATAAAGGCGATCGTTTTTACGATCTCATCTCCGCATTACATAAGTCGGTTCGCGGCAGTGCACCGGATGCAGCGCTTTATTGGTATGCGCGCATCATTAGTGCAGGCGGTGACCCGCTGTATGTTGCTCGTCGCTGCCTGGCAATTGCCTCTGAAGATGTGGGCAATGCCGATCCTCGCGCCATGCAGGTGGCAATTTCCGCATGGGACTGCTTTACCCGTGTGGGACCAGCGGAAGGCGAACGTGCGATTGCTCAGGCGATTGTTTATCTGGCCTGCGCGCCGAAAAGTAATGCAGTTTACACCGCCTTCAAAGCTGCGCTGGCTGATGCACGTGAACGTCCGGATTACGACGTGCCGGTTCACCTGCGCAATGCGCCGACGAAGCTGATGAAGGAGATGGGCTACGGTCAGGAGTATCGTTACGCCCATGATGAACCAAATGCCTATGCTGCCGGAGAAGAGTACTTCCCGCAGGAAATGGCACAAACGCGCTATTATCACCCCACAAACAGAGGTCTTGAAGGCAAGATTGGCGAAAAGCTCGCCTGGCTCGCCGGACAGGATCAAAATAGCCCTATAAAACGCTACCGTTAGTGTTATCGTTGCGGTAATGTTGTCTCTGTATCCCTGTGACCGCAGGCTGTGGTCACTTTCTCCTATTTTAATTCGATAAGCACAGGATAAGCATGCTCGATCCCAATCTGCTGCGTAATGAGCCAGACGCAGTCGCAGAAAAACTGGCAAGCCGGGGCTTTAAGCTGGATGTAGATAAGCTGCGCGCTCTTGAAGAGCGTCGTAAAGTTCTGCAGGTACAAACTGAAAACCTGCAGGCAGAGCGTAACTCTCGATCGAAATCCATCGGCCAGGCAAAAGCGCGCGGGGAAGATATCGAGTCTTTACGTCTGGAAGTGAACAAACTGGGCGAAGAGCTGGATGCCGCGAAAGCTGAACTTGATACCTTACAGGCCGAGATCCGCGATATTGCGCTGACCATTCCTAACCTGCCAGCGGACGAAGTTCCGGTGGGTAAAGATGAAAATGACAACGTCGAAGTCAGCCGCTGGGGTACACCACGTGAGTTTGATTTCGAAGTGCGCGATCACGTTACTCTGGGTGAAATGCACACGGGTCTTGATTTCGCCGCGGCGGTTAAGCTGACTGGCTCTCGTTTCGTTGTTATGAAAGGCCAGATCGCACGCATGCACCGTGCGCTGTCTCAGTTTATGCTGGATCTGCATACCGAACAGCATGGTTACAGCGAAAACTACGTTCCGTATCTGGTTAACCATGACACGCTGTACGGAACAGGCCAACTGCCGAAATTTGCTGGCGATCTGTTCCACACCCGTCCGCTGGATGAAGAAGCTGACAGCAGCAACTATGCGCTGATCCCAACGGCAGAAGTGCCGCTGACCAACCTGGTACGTGACGAAATCATCGACGAAGATGCGCTGCCGATCAAAATGACTGCGCATACGCCGTGCTTCCGTTCTGAAGCAGGTTCTTACGGTCGTGATACCCGTGGTCTGATCCGTATGCACCAGTTCGATAAAGTTGAGATGGTGCAGATCGTTCGCCCGGAAGACTCTATGGACGCGCTGGAAGAGATGACCGGTCATGCTGAGAAGGTCCTGCAACTGTTGGGTCTGCCGTATCGCAAGATCATCCTGTGCACTGGCGACATGGGCTTCGGCGCATGCAAAACCTACGATCTGGAAGTGTGGATCCCGGCGCAGAACACCTATCGTGAAATCTCCTCTTGCTCCAACGTGTGGGATTTCCAGGCTCGTCGTATGCAGGCGCGTTGCCGCAGTAAATCCGACAAAAAGACCCGTTTAGTACATACGCTGAATGGTTCTGGTCTGGCGGTAGGACGTACGCTGGTTGCGGTAATGGAAAACTATCAGCAGGCTGATGGCCGCATTCAGGTTCCGGAAGTGTTGCGTCCGTACATGAATGGCCTGGAATTCATCGGCTAAGCTACCTTTCCCTGCTAAAAAAGCGCCTCCGGGCGCTTTTTTTATGCCTGTTTGACGCTGGACAATAACATCTACCTCCATAGGAGTAATACTGCCTTCAAATGAAAGTCAGTATTTATCTCTGTCTTTTCGCAAATTCAGTATCTACCAGTCTTTATATCGATAGTAACGCTATATAAAAATCTATACAACGGATATTTGCCTTTTGTTTATTGTGAGCAGCAGAGTGAGCCACTATGAAAACTAAGATCCCCGATGCCATGCTGGCAGCTGAGGTTAGTCGCCGAGGTTTGGTGAAAACGACGGCGATAGGCGGACTGGCGGTGGCCAGTAGCGCGTTTACCCTGCCATTTACCCGTATTGCAAATGCTGCAGAAGCCCTTAATCCAACACAGGCCAGTGAGAAAGTCATCTGGAGCGCGTGTACGGTGAACTGTGGTAGCCGCTGTCCTCTGCGTATGCACGTGGTAGATGGTGAAATAAAGTATGTTGAAACCGACAACACCGGTGATGACAACTACGACGGTTTGCATCAGGTACGCGCCTGTCTGCGAGGTCGCTCCATGCGTCGTCGCGTCTATAATCCCGATCGTCTGAAATACCCGATGAAACGCGTCGGCAAGCGTGGCGAAGGTAAATTTGAGCGTATCAGCTGGGATGAAGCCTACGACATCATTGCCAGCAATATGCAGCGTCTTATCAAAGACTACGGCAACGAGTCTATCTACCTGAACTACGGCACAGGTACGCTGGGCGGCACCCTGACACGCTCCTGGCCACCGGGCAAAACGCTGGTAGCACGTCTGATGAACTGCTGTGGTGGCTACCTGAACCACTACGGTGACTACTCTTCAGCGCAAATCGCTGCCGGGTTGAACTACACCTACGGCGGCTGGGCAGACGGTAACAGCCCGTCAGACATTGAAAACAGCAAGCTGGTGGTTCTGTTCGGGAATAACCCAGGTGAAACCCGTATGAGCGGGGGTGGGGTAACCTATTACCTTGAACAGGCGCGACAGAAATCCAATGCCCGCATGATCATTATCGATCCTCGCTACACGGATACTGGTGCGGGTCGTGAAGATGAGTGGATCCCCATCCGTCCTGGTACGGATGCCGCGCTGGTAAATGGGCTGGCGTATGTTCTGATCACCGAAAACATGGTTGATCAACCGTTCCTTGACAAATATTGCGTAGGTTACGACGAGAAAACCTTACCGGCAGATGCACCGAAAAACGGTCACTATAAGGCGTATATTCTTGGGCAGGGCAAAGACGGTATTGCCAAGACCCCGGAATGGGCAGCGCAAATTACCGGGATTCCTGCTGAACGAATCGTCAAACTGGCACGTGAAATCGGTAGCGCTAAACCGGCATACATCAGCCAGGGGTGGGGACCGCAGCGTCATGCTAATGGTGAAATAGCGACCCGCGCCATTTCTATGCTGGCTATTCTGACCGGTAACGTTGGGATTAACGGCGGCAACAGCGGGGCGCGTGAGGGCTCATACAGTTTGCCGTTTGAACGTATGCCTACGCTGGAAAACCCTGTAGAAACCAGTATCTCGATGTTTATGTGGACGGACGCCATTGAGCGAGGTCCGGAGATGACGGCGCTGCGTGACGGTGTTCGTGGTAAAGATAAGCTCGATGTTCCGATTAAGATGATCTGGAACTATGCGGGTAACTGCCTGATTAACCAGCACTCCGACATCAACCGCACACACGAAATCCTACAGGATGATAAGAAGTGCGAGATGATCGTTGTCATCGACTGCCATATGACCTCCTCGGCGAAATACGCGGATATTTTGCTGCCGGACTGTACCGCTTCGGAGCAGATGGACTTCGCACTGGATGCCTCCTGCGGGAATATGTCGTATGTGATTTTCACCGATCAGGCGATCAAACCACGCTTCGAATGCAAGACTATCTACCAGATGACCAGCGAGCTTGCGAAACGCCTTGGCGTTGAGCAGCAGTTTACAGAAGGTCGCACTCAGGAAGAGTGGATGCGTCATCTGTACGAGCAGTCGCGCAAAGCGATTCCTGAACTGCCAACGTTTGAAGAATTCCGCAAGCAGGGGATCTTTAAACAGCGTGACCCACAGGGGCATCACGTGGCGTACAAGGCGTTCCGTGAGGATCCTGACGCCAATCCGCTGACTACTCCGTCAGGTAAGATCGAAATTTATTCGCAGCAACTTGCCGAGATCGCGGCGACCTGGGAACTGCCGGAAGGTGATGTGATTGATCCACTGCCGATTTATACCCCAGGATTTGAAAGCATAAACGATCCTCTGGTGGAGAAATTCCCTCTGCAATTGACCGGCTTCCACTACAAATCTCGCGTCCACTCTACCTATGGCAACGTTGATGTTCTGAAAGCATCCTGCCGTCAGGAAATGTGGATCAACCCGATGGATGCGCAGAGACGCGGCATTAACAACGGCGACAAGGTGCGCATCTTTAACGATCGTGGTGAAGTGCACATCGAGGCGAAAGTAACGCCGCGTATGATGCCTGGCGTGGTGGCACTAGGCGAAGGGGCGTGGTATGACCCGGACGCAAAACGCGTGGACCAGGGCGGTTGTATTAACGTCCTGACGACCCAGCGTCCGTCTCCTCTCGCGAAGGGGAACCCATCGCACACGAACCTTGTTCAGGTTGAAAAGGTGTAAGGAGTAACCGATGACAACCCAGTATGGATTTTTTATTGATTCCAGCCGTTGCACCGGTTGCAAAACCTGCGAACTGGCCTGCAAAGACTTCAAAAATTTAACCCCGGAAGTCAGCTTCCGCCGCATTTATGAATACGCGGGCGGTGACTGGCAGGAGGATAACGGCGTCTGGCATCAGAACGTCTTTGCCTATTACCTCTCCATTGCGTGTAAC
This window of the Citrobacter freundii ATCC 8090 = MTCC 1658 = NBRC 12681 genome carries:
- the serS gene encoding serine--tRNA ligase; this encodes MLDPNLLRNEPDAVAEKLASRGFKLDVDKLRALEERRKVLQVQTENLQAERNSRSKSIGQAKARGEDIESLRLEVNKLGEELDAAKAELDTLQAEIRDIALTIPNLPADEVPVGKDENDNVEVSRWGTPREFDFEVRDHVTLGEMHTGLDFAAAVKLTGSRFVVMKGQIARMHRALSQFMLDLHTEQHGYSENYVPYLVNHDTLYGTGQLPKFAGDLFHTRPLDEEADSSNYALIPTAEVPLTNLVRDEIIDEDALPIKMTAHTPCFRSEAGSYGRDTRGLIRMHQFDKVEMVQIVRPEDSMDALEEMTGHAEKVLQLLGLPYRKIILCTGDMGFGACKTYDLEVWIPAQNTYREISSCSNVWDFQARRMQARCRSKSDKKTRLVHTLNGSGLAVGRTLVAVMENYQQADGRIQVPEVLRPYMNGLEFIG
- the ftsK gene encoding DNA translocase FtsK, whose translation is MSQEYTEDKDVTLTKLSSGRRLLEALLILIALFAVWLMAALLSFNPSDPSWSQTAWHEPIHNLGGIPGAWLADTLFFIFGVMAYTIPVIIVGGCWFAWRHQASDEYVDYFAVSLRIIGVLALILTSCGLAAINADDIWYFASGGVIGSLLSTTLQPLLHSSGGTLTLLCIWAAGLTLFTGWSWVSIAEKLGGWLLNILTFASNRTRRDDTWVDDEEYEDEEESVDAADGKPHESRRARILRGALARRKRLAEKFTNPLGRHTDAALFSGKRMNDEDEIEYSARGVVADPNDVLFSGNRATLPEYDELDPLLNGHSVTEPVAAAAAATTAAQAWSAPVDPLLQTSPVTNTVMEQPAPAVAWQSVPGPQTGDAAIAPTPEGYPQPAQYAQPPVQQPYEPWQQPVVEESPQPQYYAPQPEPVYQPEPVLQPVYQQDPTSQQNATFQQPAYQPEPAPQPVYQQESIPQQSTTFQQPVVEQPLVVEPEPVVEEVKPTRPPLYYFEEVEEKRAREREQLAAWYQPIPEPAQEPERIKPSTPSMPTTASIPPVESVAAVAPLAAGVKSAALGAGAAAAAPVFSLAGSGAPRPQVKEGIGPQLPRPNRVRVPTRRELASYGIKLPSQRMAEEKAREEQLDTDAYNDDEMDAMQQDELARQFAQSQQHRYGEEYQDDTHQTDDEDSAAEAELARQFASSQQQRYSGEQPAGANPFSLDDFEFSPMKTLVDEGPHEPLFTPGVMPEPAPQYQEPVAPQQHYQQPAQPVAPQQHYQQPAQPVAPQQHYQQPAQPVAPQQHYQQPAQPVAPQQHYQQPAQPVTPPPQDSLIHPLLMRNGDSRPAHRPSTPLPSLDLLTPPPSEVEPIDTFALEQMARLVEARLADFRIKADVVNYSPGPVITRFELNLAPGVKAARISNLSRDLARSLSTAAVRVVEVIPGKPYVGLELPNKKRQTVYLREVLDNAKFRDNSSPLTVVLGKDIAGEPVVADLAKMPHLLVAGTTGSGKSVGVNAMILSMLYKAQPEDVRFIMIDPKMLELSVYEGIPHLLTEVVTDMKDAANALRWSVNEMERRYKLMSALGVRNLAGYNEKIAEAARMGRPIPDPYWKPGDSMDVQHPVLEKLPYIVVLVDEFADLMMTVGKKVEELIARLAQKARAAGIHLVLATQRPSVDVITGLIKANIPTRIAFTVSSKIDSRTILDQGGAESLLGMGDMLYSAPNSTIPVRVHGAFVRDEEVHAVVQDWKARGRPQYVDGITSDSESEGGGGGFDGGEELDPLFDQAVNFVTQKRKASISGVQRQFRIGYNRAARIIEQMEAQGIVSEQGHNGNREVLAPPPFE
- the rarA gene encoding replication-associated recombination protein RarA, which codes for MSNLSLDFSDNTFQPLAARMRPENLAQYIGQQHLLAAGKPLPRAIEAGHLHSMILWGPPGTGKTTLAEVIARYANADVERISAVTSGVKEIREAIERARQNRNAGRRTILFVDEVHRFNKSQQDAFLPHIEDGTITFIGATTENPSFELNSALLSRARVYLLKSLTTDDIEQVLDQAMSDKARGYGGQDIVLPPETRRAIAELVNGDARRALNTLEMMADMAEVDDSGKRVLKPELLTEIAGERSARFDNKGDRFYDLISALHKSVRGSAPDAALYWYARIISAGGDPLYVARRCLAIASEDVGNADPRAMQVAISAWDCFTRVGPAEGERAIAQAIVYLACAPKSNAVYTAFKAALADARERPDYDVPVHLRNAPTKLMKEMGYGQEYRYAHDEPNAYAAGEEYFPQEMAQTRYYHPTNRGLEGKIGEKLAWLAGQDQNSPIKRYR
- the dmsA gene encoding dimethylsulfoxide reductase subunit A — protein: MKTKIPDAMLAAEVSRRGLVKTTAIGGLAVASSAFTLPFTRIANAAEALNPTQASEKVIWSACTVNCGSRCPLRMHVVDGEIKYVETDNTGDDNYDGLHQVRACLRGRSMRRRVYNPDRLKYPMKRVGKRGEGKFERISWDEAYDIIASNMQRLIKDYGNESIYLNYGTGTLGGTLTRSWPPGKTLVARLMNCCGGYLNHYGDYSSAQIAAGLNYTYGGWADGNSPSDIENSKLVVLFGNNPGETRMSGGGVTYYLEQARQKSNARMIIIDPRYTDTGAGREDEWIPIRPGTDAALVNGLAYVLITENMVDQPFLDKYCVGYDEKTLPADAPKNGHYKAYILGQGKDGIAKTPEWAAQITGIPAERIVKLAREIGSAKPAYISQGWGPQRHANGEIATRAISMLAILTGNVGINGGNSGAREGSYSLPFERMPTLENPVETSISMFMWTDAIERGPEMTALRDGVRGKDKLDVPIKMIWNYAGNCLINQHSDINRTHEILQDDKKCEMIVVIDCHMTSSAKYADILLPDCTASEQMDFALDASCGNMSYVIFTDQAIKPRFECKTIYQMTSELAKRLGVEQQFTEGRTQEEWMRHLYEQSRKAIPELPTFEEFRKQGIFKQRDPQGHHVAYKAFREDPDANPLTTPSGKIEIYSQQLAEIAATWELPEGDVIDPLPIYTPGFESINDPLVEKFPLQLTGFHYKSRVHSTYGNVDVLKASCRQEMWINPMDAQRRGINNGDKVRIFNDRGEVHIEAKVTPRMMPGVVALGEGAWYDPDAKRVDQGGCINVLTTQRPSPLAKGNPSHTNLVQVEKV
- the lolA gene encoding outer membrane lipoprotein chaperone LolA produces the protein MKRIAITCALLSSFVVSSVWADAASDLKSRLDKVSSFHASFTQKVTDGSGASVQEGQGDLWVKRPNLFNWHMTQPDESILVSDGKTLWFFNPFVEQATATWLKDATGNTPFMLIARNQASDWQQYNIKQNGDDFVLTPKTSSGNLKQFTINVGRDGTIHQFSAVEQDDQRSSYQLKSQQNGAIEPSKFTFTPPQGVTVDDQRK